TTTGATGCCACCAGCGAAGCCTTTGCCTTTGCTGGTACCAATCACGTCCACCAGATCTCCCGCTGCGAATATATCCGCTGCCAGAGTTTGGCCGACCGTATAATCGCCTGCTTCTTGTAAGCGCAGTTCACGGAGATATTTGACCGGGGTAACGCCCGCTTTGTCAAACTGACCCTGCATCGGTTTGGTCAAATGTTTTTCTTTGATGTCGCCGTAACCCAGCTGAATCGCCTGATAGCCATCGGTTTCATCAGTCTTTACGCGTACAACAACGCTCGGTGTCGCTTCGACAACAGTCACCGGAACGAGCTGTCCTGCTTCAGTGAAGACTTGCGTCATTCCTAACTTTTTTCCCAAAATAGCTTTCGACATGTTCGCACCTCCTTTTATAATTTGATTTCAATATTGACGCCGGCCGGGAGTTCCAACCGCATCAACGCGTCCGCCGTTTTGCTCGACGGTTCCAAAATATCGA
This genomic window from Negativicoccus succinicivorans contains:
- the rplC gene encoding 50S ribosomal protein L3; translated protein: MSKAILGKKLGMTQVFTEAGQLVPVTVVEATPSVVVRVKTDETDGYQAIQLGYGDIKEKHLTKPMQGQFDKAGVTPVKYLRELRLQEAGDYTVGQTLAADIFAAGDLVDVIGTSKGKGFAGGIKRHNFSRGPESHGSKSHREPGSMGAMTSGGGGIVLKGKKLPGQMGGIQTTVQRLEVVRVDTDRNIILIKGGIPGAKGSLVMVRSTVKPNK